The Drosophila mauritiana strain mau12 chromosome 2R, ASM438214v1, whole genome shotgun sequence genome has a segment encoding these proteins:
- the LOC117135782 gene encoding protein telomere ends associated isoform X2, whose translation MYPVSFAAFQKLIVNLSEIASELKTANGDNRTLAEWSRWYYTEFYRNPSIRARFPFKVAPCPRRTRDNLLKVPEPGGISQNEVANVAAPGPSQVERPVCDILVEGTQSRTLAETAKPNDAVQGVAVECKPSGSESRDVIVNVERCGAFIFPVSFDVFLKCINKMLLFKKIVRSIEHCLVLLSDDECRLRTLQRFYNRFYMYPEKRSPTNIFNATTEIPLEKLLESGKPLDKKAIKNAAELAAIKSLKNNSIVSFELFKRNMANLSDIVEQMRQLDDNYASKDVQECALDYYLAFYITPRIRYKYAYKLKPCTSTVKACMLAILGKDIAEKLRQSLPQLASPSPGLDSRRPNTSYITERKGLLSSQNTNDSSQIQTSPSMEVAHDPSEGLSQLATPTPDHELRVVKSPENCAGEASSTNEGLSRSHNTFETSENQANLRNNANKLSRCMPALTSPERHLHSSKAPEMSSNVLSPQVKTHQRKEVAEKQSDSAPQLGTPPLVSELPMFKTPGSLASKTRDSDETPARPEEITDSTDVSETSFVTDVEVDLKKHGRFIFPVSLETFRQYINYDEIIRAILVNNHIKDEHQLSKLISDPSHPQCKKFFRQFYNKFYARKDVRQRFKYKFNCPNPKMLAKLNQKAKPLDEKAIFTMNRTDNAKTPNEPKSQVPFTPKTATENCPPNPISLEMFKRHVSNLDDIVNEMQKCDEYKEKGKEEVIQDYYEGFYSGPEMREKFECRFKPCPSKKIKQLLSFPPKNKELHPKDPNCQVACTTENQSDESCPQSSRNVVQKTQNITEEEPIVEHENIPSTRTPSSNVDKPGEECPPYPVSLELFKSHVSNLDDIANNMQKCVEYRGKSKNEVIRDYYKGFYSGPEMREKFACRFKPCTGTMLQQLLSYPGKNVNDCLQETDCLATGTTRTPLKESCLQSKSEVTLPVRRNALEILMGSRKRTEVAKIAINKPMTTQNQCQLQPEPIPEDELVVPEDVTENQGTQPLELQHELAVTEPLKDCSQLNAERLSELSSKQKIEWNYTAHNFHDKLFNSVNCPVTQAFVKEQYKRYSVSTGHIVADTMTAEDNEPQSSSNSVDLGVRTAQKTATDTQATAMRRNPKALEQSSEPTKESSSVNLNNNLENPPKLEMIHAESSNNSSRPNTDFEAGSTKVPEDGARATTQGNSENETSSVEKGENQFLLERAKELFFAEGSKEHNLKYLICTSEGVMRTIWRILYQLDLQEFSYYTSIHDGEDLYKSEDSLHLCFRHVVDHGNWPVNLFVLLPRFKHLLHSKGVQLDRLNLSKISPKIVSPWELSSYSDFDHIVAQEYIHRTGEEIEDVVQLCQEREKLYACCWAHNQWIPRVPQIADETLNAELGEVEPVIERILLKEICGVKDGDANTPTEIVSIPSSPSTVCSRISTQPSEDKLSQQPSQLNSLNFVDVTGVELASQVPQMVVDPLVANEIEETSQVPETQYDAPASLQMTSVKQEPISFLNNQRAFCDSEKCQWEHITSEEQTIDLDSTESDGPSLSCFAIQNQNSEDQLLFIPEDSVHAEDHDYVKKTEVSKSTDPAQLETNVNTLSVRSMPACQVSVIPKKRQAASPRLNSKRMKLINDKVPQLRHEFQPLPMGVKVVQSKALSLPDSQNITTSQTPKTNPTERPPHHQVNITPSQEFAVGNTLLECSELQGLLDGNDVSACKVNKEDHPVSSNACTPKRLAASSPQSSVIFRDLELFSFYKSLTLEQIIKYRIEGPLPGSTYQKALVKINDKLCNVRGPLISSLFPYLSSTLRSDLELVLHDLGEFCYKRSWPAHTDATVDFRKRVLFLFMNLSPRFAPFSIKFDNESREWGTCIEANAADKSLDQRDTTFNAEELIKPNILNSIEQLKCKSVT comes from the exons ATGTATCCAGTGTCCTTTGCGGCATTTCAAAAGTTAATCGTTAATTTGTCTGAAATTGCAAGTGAGTTGAAAACTGCCAATGGAGACAATAGAACGCTGGCCGAGTGGAGCAGATGGTACTACACAGAGTTCTACCGGAATCCCAGCATACGGGCAAGGTTCCCTTTTAAGGTGGCGCCGTGTCCAAGGCGGACACGCGACAACTTGCTTAAAGTACCGGAGCCAGGAGGAATTTCACAAAACGAGGTTGCAAACGTAGCAGCGCCAGGACCATCTCAAGTAGAGCGACCCGTATGCGACATCCTAGTTGAAGGTACCCAGTCGAGGACGCTCGCTGAAACCGCGAAACCAAATGATGCAGTTCAAGGCGTTGCAGTTGAATGTAAACCATCAGGATCGGAATCTCGAGACGTTATTGTTAATGTGGAGAG ATGTGGCGCCTTCATCTTTCCGGTATCCTTTGATGTATTCCTAAAGTGCATCAACAAGATGTTACTGTTCAAAAAAATTGTCAGGAGCATAGAGCATTGCCTGGTCCTCCTGTCCGATGATGAGTGTCGTCTTCGTACATTGCAAAGGTTCTACAACCGTTTTTACATGTATCCAGAAAAGCGATCTCCTACGAATATCTTTAATGCAACGACAGAAATCCCTTTGGAAAAGTTGCTTGAATCTGGCAAGCCGCTGGACAAGAAAGCTATCAAGAATGCGGCGGAGCTTGCTGCAATTAAATCGcttaaaaataa TTCCATCGTCAGCTTCGAGCTATTTAAGAGGAATATGGCAAACTTATCGGACATTGTGGAGCAAATGAGGCAGCTGGACGATAATTATGCGAGCAAGGACGTCCAGGAATGTGCCCTAGACTATTACCTGGCGTTTTACATTACTCCGAGGATACGATATAAATACGCATACAAATTAAAACCTTGTACGTCGACTGTCAAGGCCTGCATGCTGGCCATTCTCGGGAAAGATATTGCCGAAAAGCTTAGGCAAAGCCTTCCTCAGTTAGCTAGTCCCTCGCCGGGACTTGATTCGCGCAGGCCAAACACCTCATATATTACTGAAAGAAAAGGTTTATTAAGTTCGCAGAATACCAATGACTCTTCACAAATCCAAACTAGTCCCAGCATGGAGGTTGCCCACGATCCGAGTGAAGGTCTGTCCCAGTTAGCTACTCCTACTCCAGATCACGAGCTACGTGTCGTCAAATCTCCCGAGAATTGTGCTGGAGAAGCTAGTAGCACGAATGAAGGGCTATCGAGGTCCCATAATACTTTTGAAACTTCCGAAAACCAAGCTAATCTCAGGAACAATGCCAACAAACTAAGCAGATGTATGCCGGCATTAACTTCGCCAGAACGCCATCTGCACAGTTCGAAAGCCCCCGAAATGTCCTCTAATGTGCTAAGTCCTCAAGTCAAAACCCATCAGAGGAAGGAGGTTGCCGAAAAACAATCGGATAGCGCGCCCCAGTTAGGGACTCCTCCGTTAGTTTCTGAACTACCCATGTTCAAGACACCAGGGAGTCTTGCTTCAAAAACCAGAGATTCGGATGAGACACCAGCTAGACCTGAAGAGATTACAGATTCTACCGATGTGTCAGA GACTTCCTTTGTGACAGATGTTGAAGTGGACCTTaaaaa ACATGGACGCTTTATTTTTCCCGTATCACTTGAAACTTTTCGGCAATATATTAACTATGACGAGATTATCCGAGCAATTCTAGTAAATAATCACATTAAAGACGAGCATCAACTGTCAAAATTAATTTCTGATCCTTCGCACCCACAATGCAAAAAATTTTTCCGCCAGTTTTACAATAAATTTTATGCGCGCAAAGATGTTCGTCAAAGATTCAAGTATAAATTCAATTGCCCCAATCCAAAGATGCTGGCTAAGCTAAATCAAAAAGCTAAGCCATTGGATGAAAAGGCAATTTTTACAATGAATCGAACAGATAATGCAAAAACACCAAACGAACCTAAGTCCCAGGTACCTTTCACTCCTAAaacagcaacagaaaattgtcCACCAAATCCCATTTCTTTAGAGATGTTCAAACGTCATGTGAGCAATCTCGACGATATTGTTAATGAGATGCAAAAATGCGATGAgtacaaagaaaaaggcaaggAGGAGGTGATTCAGGACTACTACGAGGGCTTCTATTCTGGACCAGAGATGAGGGAGAAGTTCGAGTGTCGATTTAAACCATGTCCCAGCAAAAAgataaaacaattgctaagtTTTCCACCGAAAAACAAGGAGCTACACCCAAAGGATCCAAATTGCCAGGTGGCTTGTACCACAGAAAACCAAAGCGATGAAAGTTGCCCTCAGTCATCCAGAAATGTAGTACAAAAAACTCAAAATATCACCGAAGAGGA ACCAATAGTTGAACATGAAAATATACCATCCACAAGGACGCCTAGTTCTAATGTCGACAAGCCCGGAGAAGAGTGTCCGCCATACCCTGTATCCTTAGAGCTGTTCAAAAGTCATGTGAGCAATCTAGATGATATTGCTAATAATATGCAGAAGTGCGTTGAGTATAGAGGAAAATCCAAGAATGAGGTTATTCGGGACTACTACAAAGGCTTCTATTCTGGACCAGAGATGAGGGAAAAGTTCGCGTGTCGATTCAAGCCATGTACCGGCACTATGCTACAACAATTGCTTAGTTATCCAGGGAAAAATGTGAATGATTGCCTACAGGAAACTGATTGCCTGGCGACGGGCACCACTAGAACACCTCTCAAGGAAAGTTGCCTTCAGTCCAAAAGCGAAGTGACGTTACCTGTTCGCAGAAATGCTTTAGAAATCTTAATGGGAAG CAGAAAAAGAACTGAAGTCGCAAAGATAGCGATCAATAAGCCGATGACTACACAAAACCAGTGTCAATTACAACCAGAGCCTATTCCCGAAGACGAATTAGTTGTCCCAGAAGACGTCACTGAAAACCAAGGCACACAGCCACTGGAATTGCAGCATGAACTAGCCGTTACGGAACCCTTAAAAGATTGTAGTCAACTAAATGCTGAAAGGCTTTCTGAATTATCGAG CAAACAGAAGATCGAGTGGAATTATACGGCCCATAACTTTCACGATAAATTGTTTAATAGTGTCAACTGCCCAGTAACACAAGCATTTGTAAAAGAACAATATAAAAGGTATTCCGTATCTACCGGGCATATTGTTGCCGACACTATGACTGCTGAAGACAATGAGCCACAATCGTCTTCAAATTCGGTTGACCTAGGTGTCCGCACAGCTCAAAAAACAGCAACTGACACACAAGCAACTGCAATGCGTAGGAATCCGAAAGCGTTGGAACAGAGTTCAGAGCCAACGAAAGAAAGTAGTTcagttaatttaaataataacctTGAAAATCCGCCTAAGCTTGAAATGATCCATGCTGAATCATCTAATAATTCAAGCAGACCAAACACTGATTTTGAAGCTGGATCGACAAAAGTTCCGGAAGATGGAGCAAGGGCCACAACCCAAGGTAATTCCGAAAATGAAACCAGTTCAGTAGAGAAAGGAGAAAATCAATTTCTTCTAGAAAGAGCAAAGGAATTATTTTTTGCAGAAGGAAGCAAG GAGCACAATCTTAAGTATTTGATTTGCACAAGTGAAGGGGTGATGAGAACCATTTGGCGCATACTCTACCAACTAGATCTTCAAGAATTTTCCTACTATACGAGCATTCACGATGGCGAGGACTTGTACAAAAGCGAAGACAGCTTACACCTTTGCTTTAGACACGTCGTTGACCATGGCAACTGGCCTGTAAATCTATTCGTCTTATTGCCACGTTTTAAGCACCTGCTCCACAGTAAGGGAGTGCAGCTGGATAGGCTAAATCTGTCCAAAATATCTCCTAAAATTGTTAGCCCTTGGGAATTGAGTTCCTACTCGGATTTCGATCACATCGTTGCACAGGAGTACATTCATCGCACTGGCGAGGAAATTGAGGATGTGGTGCAATTGTGtcaagagagagagaaactATACGCGTGCTGTTGGGCTCACAACCAGTGGATACCACGAGTTCCACAGATCGCAGATGAGACACTCAATGCTGAACTCGGAGAGGTGGAGCCAGTTATAGAAAGGATTTTATTGA AGGAAATTTGTGGCGTAAAAGATGGGGATGCGAATACACCAACTGAAATAGTATCAATTCCCTCAAGTCCAAGTACTGTTTGTAGTAGAATATCGACCCAACCTTCTGAAGATAAACTTAGTCAGCAGCCCTCACAGCTCAACAGTTTGAATTTTGTGGACGTGACGGGTGTTGAATTAGCTTCGCAAGTACCACAAATGGTAGTCGATCCTCTAGTAGCCAACGAAATTGAGGAAACATCACAGGTGCCAGAAACTCAATATGATGCACCAGCGTCATTGCAAATGACATCTGTCAAGCAGGAACCCATCAGTTTTCTTAATAACCAACGAGCATTTTGTGACTCCGAAAAATGTCAATGGGAACACATTACTTCCGAGGAGCAAACAATAGACTTGGACTCCACCGAAAGTGATGGACCAAGTCTGTCCTGCTTTGCCATACAAAATCAGAATTCCGAGGATCAACTACTTTTTATTCCGGAGGATTCTGTGCACGCAGAGGATCATGATTACGTTAAGAAAACAGAAGTGTCGAAGTCCACAGATCCTGCACAACTGGAGACCAACGTAAACACGTTGAGCGTTCGGTCTATGCCAGCCTGCCAGGTTTCTGTGATTCCTAAAAAAAGACAGGCGGCCAGCCCACGTTTGAATTCCAAGCGAATGAAACTGATAAACGATAAGGTTCCGCAACTAAGACACGAGTTTCAGCCGTTGCCAATGGGTGTGAAAGTGGTCCAGAGTAAAGCGCTTAGCCTTCCCGACTCTCAAAATATCACAACGAGTCAGACTCCAAAGACCAATCCCACGGAAAGACCTCCCCATCACCAAGTAAACATCACTCCATCGCAAGAATTCGCAGTCGGCAATACACTGTTGGAATGCTCCGAGCTACAAGGTCTACTAGATGGTAACGATGTCAGTGCTTGCAAGGTAAATAAAGAAGATCATCCTGTTTCTAGCAACGCTTGTACCCCGAAGCGCCTTGCCGCTTCCTCTCCTCAAAGCAGCGTTATATTCCGCGATCTTGAGCTATTCAGTTTCTATAAATCGCTGACGCTAGAGCAAATAATTAAGTACCGGATCGAAGGACCTCTACCAGGGTCAACTTATCAGAAGGCGTTGGTCAAGATCAACGATAAGTTGTGCAATGTCCGGGGTCCTCTGATCTCCAGTCTATTTCCCTACCTCTCATCCACATTGCGATCTGATCTGGAGCTGGTGCTCCATGATTTGGGAGAATTCTGCTACAAACGCAGCTGGCCGGCACATACGGATGCCACAGTGGACTTTCGCAAACGGgttttattcttatttatgAACTTAAGCCCGAGATTCGCGCCCTTTTCCATTAAGTTCGATAATGAATCCAGGGAATGGGGTACCTGCATCGAAGCCAATGCTGCTGATAAGTCATTGGACCAACGAGACACTACCTTCAACGCAGAAGAGCTTATCAAGCCAAACATTCTGAACAGTATCGAACAGTTAAAATGTAAATCGGTTACTTAA
- the LOC117135782 gene encoding protein telomere ends associated isoform X7, which produces MFKRHVSNLDDIVNEMQKCDEYKEKGKEEVIQDYYEGFYSGPEMREKFECRFKPCPSKKIKQLLSFPPKNKELHPKDPNCQVACTTENQSDESCPQSSRNVVQKTQNITEEDRPIVEHENIPSTRTPSSNVDKPGEECPPYPVSLELFKSHVSNLDDIANNMQKCVEYRGKSKNEVIRDYYKGFYSGPEMREKFACRFKPCTGTMLQQLLSYPGKNVNDCLQETDCLATGTTRTPLKESCLQSKSEVTLPVRRNALEILMGSRKRTEVAKIAINKPMTTQNQCQLQPEPIPEDELVVPEDVTENQGTQPLELQHELAVTEPLKDCSQLNAERLSELSSKQKIEWNYTAHNFHDKLFNSVNCPVTQAFVKEQYKRYSVSTGHIVADTMTAEDNEPQSSSNSVDLGVRTAQKTATDTQATAMRRNPKALEQSSEPTKESSSVNLNNNLENPPKLEMIHAESSNNSSRPNTDFEAGSTKVPEDGARATTQGNSENETSSVEKGENQFLLERAKELFFAEGSKEHNLKYLICTSEGVMRTIWRILYQLDLQEFSYYTSIHDGEDLYKSEDSLHLCFRHVVDHGNWPVNLFVLLPRFKHLLHSKGVQLDRLNLSKISPKIVSPWELSSYSDFDHIVAQEYIHRTGEEIEDVVQLCQEREKLYACCWAHNQWIPRVPQIADETLNAELGEVEPVIERILLKEICGVKDGDANTPTEIVSIPSSPSTVCSRISTQPSEDKLSQQPSQLNSLNFVDVTGVELASQVPQMVVDPLVANEIEETSQVPETQYDAPASLQMTSVKQEPISFLNNQRAFCDSEKCQWEHITSEEQTIDLDSTESDGPSLSCFAIQNQNSEDQLLFIPEDSVHAEDHDYVKKTEVSKSTDPAQLETNVNTLSVRSMPACQVSVIPKKRQAASPRLNSKRMKLINDKVPQLRHEFQPLPMGVKVVQSKALSLPDSQNITTSQTPKTNPTERPPHHQVNITPSQEFAVGNTLLECSELQGLLDGNDVSACKVNKEDHPVSSNACTPKRLAASSPQSSVIFRDLELFSFYKSLTLEQIIKYRIEGPLPGSTYQKALVKINDKLCNVRGPLISSLFPYLSSTLRSDLELVLHDLGEFCYKRSWPAHTDATVDFRKRVLFLFMNLSPRFAPFSIKFDNESREWGTCIEANAADKSLDQRDTTFNAEELIKPNILNSIEQLKCKSVT; this is translated from the exons ATGTTCAAACGTCATGTGAGCAATCTCGACGATATTGTTAATGAGATGCAAAAATGCGATGAgtacaaagaaaaaggcaaggAGGAGGTGATTCAGGACTACTACGAGGGCTTCTATTCTGGACCAGAGATGAGGGAGAAGTTCGAGTGTCGATTTAAACCATGTCCCAGCAAAAAgataaaacaattgctaagtTTTCCACCGAAAAACAAGGAGCTACACCCAAAGGATCCAAATTGCCAGGTGGCTTGTACCACAGAAAACCAAAGCGATGAAAGTTGCCCTCAGTCATCCAGAAATGTAGTACAAAAAACTCAAAATATCACCGAAGAGGA CAGACCAATAGTTGAACATGAAAATATACCATCCACAAGGACGCCTAGTTCTAATGTCGACAAGCCCGGAGAAGAGTGTCCGCCATACCCTGTATCCTTAGAGCTGTTCAAAAGTCATGTGAGCAATCTAGATGATATTGCTAATAATATGCAGAAGTGCGTTGAGTATAGAGGAAAATCCAAGAATGAGGTTATTCGGGACTACTACAAAGGCTTCTATTCTGGACCAGAGATGAGGGAAAAGTTCGCGTGTCGATTCAAGCCATGTACCGGCACTATGCTACAACAATTGCTTAGTTATCCAGGGAAAAATGTGAATGATTGCCTACAGGAAACTGATTGCCTGGCGACGGGCACCACTAGAACACCTCTCAAGGAAAGTTGCCTTCAGTCCAAAAGCGAAGTGACGTTACCTGTTCGCAGAAATGCTTTAGAAATCTTAATGGGAAG CAGAAAAAGAACTGAAGTCGCAAAGATAGCGATCAATAAGCCGATGACTACACAAAACCAGTGTCAATTACAACCAGAGCCTATTCCCGAAGACGAATTAGTTGTCCCAGAAGACGTCACTGAAAACCAAGGCACACAGCCACTGGAATTGCAGCATGAACTAGCCGTTACGGAACCCTTAAAAGATTGTAGTCAACTAAATGCTGAAAGGCTTTCTGAATTATCGAG CAAACAGAAGATCGAGTGGAATTATACGGCCCATAACTTTCACGATAAATTGTTTAATAGTGTCAACTGCCCAGTAACACAAGCATTTGTAAAAGAACAATATAAAAGGTATTCCGTATCTACCGGGCATATTGTTGCCGACACTATGACTGCTGAAGACAATGAGCCACAATCGTCTTCAAATTCGGTTGACCTAGGTGTCCGCACAGCTCAAAAAACAGCAACTGACACACAAGCAACTGCAATGCGTAGGAATCCGAAAGCGTTGGAACAGAGTTCAGAGCCAACGAAAGAAAGTAGTTcagttaatttaaataataacctTGAAAATCCGCCTAAGCTTGAAATGATCCATGCTGAATCATCTAATAATTCAAGCAGACCAAACACTGATTTTGAAGCTGGATCGACAAAAGTTCCGGAAGATGGAGCAAGGGCCACAACCCAAGGTAATTCCGAAAATGAAACCAGTTCAGTAGAGAAAGGAGAAAATCAATTTCTTCTAGAAAGAGCAAAGGAATTATTTTTTGCAGAAGGAAGCAAG GAGCACAATCTTAAGTATTTGATTTGCACAAGTGAAGGGGTGATGAGAACCATTTGGCGCATACTCTACCAACTAGATCTTCAAGAATTTTCCTACTATACGAGCATTCACGATGGCGAGGACTTGTACAAAAGCGAAGACAGCTTACACCTTTGCTTTAGACACGTCGTTGACCATGGCAACTGGCCTGTAAATCTATTCGTCTTATTGCCACGTTTTAAGCACCTGCTCCACAGTAAGGGAGTGCAGCTGGATAGGCTAAATCTGTCCAAAATATCTCCTAAAATTGTTAGCCCTTGGGAATTGAGTTCCTACTCGGATTTCGATCACATCGTTGCACAGGAGTACATTCATCGCACTGGCGAGGAAATTGAGGATGTGGTGCAATTGTGtcaagagagagagaaactATACGCGTGCTGTTGGGCTCACAACCAGTGGATACCACGAGTTCCACAGATCGCAGATGAGACACTCAATGCTGAACTCGGAGAGGTGGAGCCAGTTATAGAAAGGATTTTATTGA AGGAAATTTGTGGCGTAAAAGATGGGGATGCGAATACACCAACTGAAATAGTATCAATTCCCTCAAGTCCAAGTACTGTTTGTAGTAGAATATCGACCCAACCTTCTGAAGATAAACTTAGTCAGCAGCCCTCACAGCTCAACAGTTTGAATTTTGTGGACGTGACGGGTGTTGAATTAGCTTCGCAAGTACCACAAATGGTAGTCGATCCTCTAGTAGCCAACGAAATTGAGGAAACATCACAGGTGCCAGAAACTCAATATGATGCACCAGCGTCATTGCAAATGACATCTGTCAAGCAGGAACCCATCAGTTTTCTTAATAACCAACGAGCATTTTGTGACTCCGAAAAATGTCAATGGGAACACATTACTTCCGAGGAGCAAACAATAGACTTGGACTCCACCGAAAGTGATGGACCAAGTCTGTCCTGCTTTGCCATACAAAATCAGAATTCCGAGGATCAACTACTTTTTATTCCGGAGGATTCTGTGCACGCAGAGGATCATGATTACGTTAAGAAAACAGAAGTGTCGAAGTCCACAGATCCTGCACAACTGGAGACCAACGTAAACACGTTGAGCGTTCGGTCTATGCCAGCCTGCCAGGTTTCTGTGATTCCTAAAAAAAGACAGGCGGCCAGCCCACGTTTGAATTCCAAGCGAATGAAACTGATAAACGATAAGGTTCCGCAACTAAGACACGAGTTTCAGCCGTTGCCAATGGGTGTGAAAGTGGTCCAGAGTAAAGCGCTTAGCCTTCCCGACTCTCAAAATATCACAACGAGTCAGACTCCAAAGACCAATCCCACGGAAAGACCTCCCCATCACCAAGTAAACATCACTCCATCGCAAGAATTCGCAGTCGGCAATACACTGTTGGAATGCTCCGAGCTACAAGGTCTACTAGATGGTAACGATGTCAGTGCTTGCAAGGTAAATAAAGAAGATCATCCTGTTTCTAGCAACGCTTGTACCCCGAAGCGCCTTGCCGCTTCCTCTCCTCAAAGCAGCGTTATATTCCGCGATCTTGAGCTATTCAGTTTCTATAAATCGCTGACGCTAGAGCAAATAATTAAGTACCGGATCGAAGGACCTCTACCAGGGTCAACTTATCAGAAGGCGTTGGTCAAGATCAACGATAAGTTGTGCAATGTCCGGGGTCCTCTGATCTCCAGTCTATTTCCCTACCTCTCATCCACATTGCGATCTGATCTGGAGCTGGTGCTCCATGATTTGGGAGAATTCTGCTACAAACGCAGCTGGCCGGCACATACGGATGCCACAGTGGACTTTCGCAAACGGgttttattcttatttatgAACTTAAGCCCGAGATTCGCGCCCTTTTCCATTAAGTTCGATAATGAATCCAGGGAATGGGGTACCTGCATCGAAGCCAATGCTGCTGATAAGTCATTGGACCAACGAGACACTACCTTCAACGCAGAAGAGCTTATCAAGCCAAACATTCTGAACAGTATCGAACAGTTAAAATGTAAATCGGTTACTTAA